The following coding sequences are from one Primulina eburnea isolate SZY01 chromosome 15, ASM2296580v1, whole genome shotgun sequence window:
- the LOC140814179 gene encoding cellulose synthase-like protein E6 → MADNDGEESGATLFETKLAKGRALYKLFSSTILTGIILIWIYRLVHIPRTGESGRYAWIGMFFSEVLFGLYWIITQAGRWHVVYRRPFKEKLSASCANKMPGVDIFVCTADPILEPPSLVINTVLSLISYNYPSEKLSLYLSDDGGSELTFYALLEVSKFSKYWIPFCKKYNVEPRAPEAYFSQNIDTNESNFTQQWISIKGIYVDMKRRIDSAAEKSFIPKEIKDQHKGFSEWDNKVTKQDHQSIVQILIDGWNPNSVDIEGNRLPTLVYLSREKKPGCAHNFKAGSMNALIRVSSEISNAPIILNLDCDMYANDPDAIQDASCFFLDGKQGKSISYVQYPQRYSNITKNDIYANIAYATNQFELSGLDGFGGALYIGTGCFHRRESLSGKKYSEDHRIEQNTANDNINGRTIEELEEASKVLANCISEKGTLWGKEMGLVYGCPVEDIVTGLTIQCRGWKPVYYNPSKSAFLGVAPITLDIALVQFKRWAEGMFQIFLSKYCPFVYGRGRISLGAQMGYCIYLLWAPVSLPTLGYVIIPALCLLHEVPLFPEVSSLWFAPFAYVSIAYMIYNLFEDLMCGDTLKGWWNYQRMWIIRRTTSYFFAFFDTISRHLGLSETSFVVTVKVVDDDVQKRYEQETMEFGSPSIMFVIISTLALLNLFSFGWGIKSAVLDSGMLEKFVPQISICGLLALVNLPVYTALFLRSDKGKIPSSVLFKSIVVASAACLIPVY, encoded by the exons ATGGCTGACAATGACGGGGAAGAAAGTGGAGCTACTTTGTTCGAGACCAAACTAGCCAAAGGCAGAGCTCTCTACAAGCTCTTTTCTTCGACGATACTTACTGGGATAATCTTGATATGGATATATAGATTGGTTCACATCCCAAGAACAGGAGAATCTGGAAGATATGCTTGGATTGGGATGTTCTTTTCGGAGGTTTTGTTCGGTTTATACTGGATTATCACCCAAGCTGGACGATGGCATGTTGTTTATCGGAGACCCTTTAAGGAAAAGCTATCAGCAAG CTGTGCCAACAAGATGCCGGGGGTCGATATATTTGTATGCACAGCTGATCCCATTTTGGAACCACCTTCGTTGGTGATCAACACGGTTCTTTCACTCATTTCGTACAATTATCCATCTGAaaaactaagcctttacctgtcGGATGATGGTGGTTCGGAATTAACATTCTATGCTCTACTTGAGGTTTCTAAGTTTTCAAAATACTGGATACCTTTCTGCAAGAAATACAATGTGGAGCCAAGGGCCCCTGAAGCCTATTTTTCTCAGAATATCGACACAAATGAGTCAAATTTCACGCAACAATGGATTAGCATTAAG GGAATCTACGTAGATATGAAACGCCGAATCGATTCAGCAGCGGAAAAGAGTTTCATTCCTAAAGAAATTAAGGATCAACACAAAGGGTTCTCAGAATGGGATAATAAGGTCACAAAACAGGATCATCAATCCATTGTGCAG ATTCTGATAGATGGATGGAACCCCAACTCGGTTGACATAGAAGGAAACAGATTACCCACACTGGTGTACTTGTCGCGGGAAAAGAAACCTGGATGTGCACACAACTTCAAGGCTGGATCGATGAATGCATTG ATTAGAGTGTCATCAGAAATCAGCAATGCACCAATCATTCTCAATCTTGACTGTGATATGTATGCAAATGATCCGGATGCTATACAAGATGCATCATGCTTCTTTTTAGATGGAAAACAAGGAAAATCGATATCATATGTCCAGTATCCTCAACGCTACAGCAACATCAccaaaaatgatatatatgcaAATATTGCCTATGCGACTAATCAA TTCGAGCTTTCGGGTTTAGATGGTTTTGGTGGGGCTCTGTATATTGGTACAGGATGCTTCCATAGAAGGGAAAGCCTATCTGGAAAGAAGTATTCCGAGGATCATAGGATTGAACAGAACACTGCCAATGACAACATTAACGGCAGAACAATTGAAGAACTGGAGGAAGCATCAAAAGTTTTAGCAAACTGCATCTCTGAGAAAGGCACTCTGTGGGGGAAAGAG ATGGGATTGGTGTATGGATGTCCAGTTGAGGACATAGTGACGGGCCTAACAATCCAATGCAGGGGATGGAAACCTGTGTATTACAATCCAAGCAAGAGTGCCTTTTTGGGCGTTGCTCCAATTACCTTGGATATAGCTCTTGTTCAGTTCAAGAGATGGGCTGAAGGCATGTTTCAGATTTTCTTGTCCAAGTATTGTCCCTTTGTTTATGGCCGTGGCAGAATATCGTTGGGTGCCCAAATGGGATACTGTATTTACCTTCTCTGGGCGCCAGTTTCATTGCCTACTTTGGGTTATGTGATCATTCCTGCTCTTTGCTTGCTTCATGAAGTGCCCTTGTTCCCTGAG GTTTCGAGCTTGTGGTTTGCCCCTTTTGCTTATGTTTCTATCGCTTACATGATCTACAACTTATTTGAAGACCTAATGTGTGGTGACACCCTGAAGGGCTGGTGGAACTATCAAAGAATGTGGATCATAAGGCGCACAACTTCATATTTCTTCGCCTTTTTTGACACGATTTCCAGGCATTTAGGCCTCTCCGAGACGTCATTTGTTGTCACTGTTAAGGTAGTTGACGATGATGTGCAGAAGAGGTACGAGCAAGAAACCATGGAGTTCGGAAGCCCATCCATCATGTTCGTCATCATTTCAACACTCGCATTGTTAAACCTTTTCAGCTTTGGATGGGGTATCAAGAGTGCCGTTTTAGACTCAGGGATGTTGGAAAAGTTTGTGCCACAGATTAGTATTTGTGGATTGTTGGCTTTGGTGAATCTACCAGTGTATACAGCACTGTTCTTGAGAAGTGATAAGGGGAAAATCCCATCTTCAGTTTTGTTTAAATCCATTGTTGTGGCATCTGCAGCATGCCTGATTCCGGTGTATTAA
- the LOC140813590 gene encoding WEB family protein At5g55860, translating into MVAKDYHKTKGLAKAEVGEIDTSAPFQSVKDAVNLFGEGAFSGEKPVIKKAKPQSAERVLAKETQLHLVEKELNRLKDQLQNAEMTKAQALADLEKAKWTVSDLTQKLKSMNESKDSTIKDAEVAKHRAKLLAEANNGNSKVTDESSNIDLETSRVQYMAMVTEVDAAKQELIKTRQNYDASMKDRDIASKQAAEANDSSQENVGKCGELSKEIFTVQDSIQRVKLAIAQAKEDETKICDDKEKQKQLHKANHDETFKKLLALKKEIDPELVKNLETQLSETLSETEGLKKEMDGRRDTDLDSVKAVTSELDGAKESLHKVVEEENTLRNLVETLKSELGDIKKEHSELKEKEAETESIAGNLHVKLRKAKFELEEALLEEAKVRGASDEMIATIRQLAVERENAKLEVEDMKQQAKELKGVAEAARIELEEAEKQLRVALHEAEESKEAEARALDQIKILSEKTDAARVSTSEPGAQITISRDEFESLSHKVEESEKLAGMKVAAAMAQVEAVKASENEALQRFQATQKEIEDIKAATQEALKKAEMSEAAKKAVEGELRRWREREQKKVAEAGSRILAETEKPLVSPPPVHQSQKQRPQETVLQSRKLEKAKTSVAKKVLMPSLTGVFQKKKTHVEGGSPSYLPGEKPAW; encoded by the exons ATGGTGGCGAAAGATTATCATAAAACCAAAGGTTTGGCCAAAGCCGAGGTGGGAGAAATCGACACCAGTGCACCGTTTCAATCTGTCAAAGATGCTGTCAATTTATTTGGCGAAGGTGCTTTTTCTGGGGAAAAGCCAGTCATAAAGAAGGCAAAACCACAATCTGCAGAA AGAGTGCTGGCAAAAGAGACTCAGCTTCACTTGGTTGAGAAAGAGCTTAATAGGTTGAAAGATCAATTACAAAATGCGGAAATGACCAAAGCTCAGGCTCTTGCAGATCTTGAAAAAGCTAAATGGACTGTTTCAGATCTTACCCAAAAACTGAAAAGTATGAATGAATCTAAGGATTCAACAATTAAGGATGCAGAAGTCGCTAAGCATCGAGCAAAGCTACTTGCAGAAGCCAACAACGGCAATTCTAAAGTAACCGATGAATCTTCAAATATAGATCTTGAAACTTCTAGAGTTCAGTATATGGCTATGGTCACCGAAGTTGATGCGGCAAAGCAGGAGTTGATAAAAACACGGCAAAATTATGATGCATCTATGAAAGATAGAGACATTGCCAGCAAGCAAGCTGCTGAGGCAAATGATTCTTCCCAAGAAAATGTAGGAAAATGTGGCGAGTTATCCAAGGAAATATTTACTGTTCAAGACTCGATTCAGCGAGTGAAGCTTGCGATAGCTCAAGCGAAGGAAGACGAAACAAAGATTTGTGATGACAAGGAAAAACAAAAGCAGTTACACAAAGCAAACCACGACGAGACATTTAAAAAATTGCTTGCTTTGAAAAAAGAGATAGATCCGGAACTTGTTAAGAATCTGGAGACTCAATTGAGCGAAACCTTGTCGGAGACAGAAGGTTTAAAAAAGGAAATGGATGGTAGAAGAGATACGGACCTTGATTCTGTGAAGGCTGTTACTTCAGAGTTGGATGGTGCTAAAGAATCGCTGCATAAAGTGGTGGAAGAGGAGAATACTTTGCGAAATCTAGTGGAGACCCTTAAATCGGAACTAGGTGACATTAAAAAGGAGCACTCTGAGTTGAAAGAGAAGGAAGCAGAAACAGAATCCATTGCAGGTAATCTGCATGTGAAGCTCCGAAAAGCAAAATTTGAGCTTGAAGAAGCACTTTTGGAAGAAGCAAAAGTGAGGGGTGCTTCTGACGAAATGATCGCAACAATCCGGCAGCTTGCTGTGGAGAGAGAAAATGCGAAACTTGAAGTTGAAGACATGAAGCAGCAAGCAAAGGAACTTAAGGGAGTAGCAGAAGCAGCCAGAATTGAACTTGAAGAAGCAGAAAAGCAACTGAGAGTTGCTTTGCATGAAGCAGAAGAATCTAAGGAAGCTGAAGCTAGAGCCCTTGATCAGATCAAGATTTTGTCTGAGAAAACTGATGCAGCCCGTGTCTCAACTTCAGAGCCCGGTGCCCAGATTACAATATCAAGAGACGAGTTCGAATCACTGAGCCATAAGGTTGAGGAATCTGAAAAACTAGCGGGTATGAAAGTTGCAGCAGCGATGGCTCAGGTGGAAGCAGTCAAAGCCAGTGAAAATGAAGCCCTACAGAGATTCCAGGCTACACAGAAGGAAATCGAGGACATTAAAGCTGCTACTCAGGAGGCGTTGAAGAAAGCAGAGATGTCCGAGGCAGCCAAGAAGGCAGTTGAAGGAGAACTCAGAAGATGGCGTGAACGGGAACAGAAGAAAGTAGCAGAAGCAGGGTCTCGAATTCTCGCTGAAACGGAGAAGCCCCTCGTATCACCCCCTCCCGTGCACCAATCCCAGAAGCAGAGGCCTCAAGAGACAGTCTTGCAATCTCGAAAGTTAGAGAAAGCTAAAACATCAGTAGCCAAGAAAGTGCTAATGCCTAGCCTCACTGGGGTGTTTCAAAAGAAGAAAACCCATGTCGAAGGTGGTTCTCCTTCTTATTTGCCTGGTGAGAAACCGGCTTGGTGA